The following proteins come from a genomic window of Gimesia chilikensis:
- a CDS encoding Glu/Leu/Phe/Val family dehydrogenase: MSSYETACRYFDQASRQVGLSRNMQELLRTPEREVKVEVAIERDNGEIATYIGYRVQHDSSRGPMKGGLRFHPEVNGDEVLALASLMTWKTALVNIPYGGAKGGISVDVSKLSQGELERVTRKFIDKIYDVIGPLKDIPAPDMGTNAQVMAWIMNQYEKYCGFNPACVTGKPLELHGADGREEATGRGVAMITRQTLDHMKIDLAGATVAIQGFGNVGSFAAQFLDEFGAKIVAVSDASGGIYCADGINIPKLMEYCKDTKAVRGFPETEAISNDEVLASNVTVLIPAALGGVLTKENAKEVRARCIIEAANNPTDPDADEIFSKNEIVVVPDILANAGGVTVSYFEWVQNRQHFSWEKARVRSELDRIMDDSFELVWKIATDKKVSLRIAAYILGIGRVGRATVMGGI, from the coding sequence ATGAGTTCATACGAGACCGCATGCCGTTACTTCGACCAGGCTTCCCGTCAGGTGGGGCTTTCGCGGAACATGCAGGAGCTGCTCAGGACGCCGGAGCGCGAGGTCAAGGTAGAAGTTGCGATCGAACGCGACAACGGAGAAATTGCCACTTACATCGGTTACCGGGTGCAGCACGACAGCTCCCGCGGGCCCATGAAAGGGGGACTGCGTTTTCACCCCGAAGTGAACGGTGATGAAGTGCTGGCACTGGCGTCCCTGATGACCTGGAAGACCGCGCTGGTCAACATTCCATACGGAGGAGCCAAAGGGGGCATCTCCGTCGATGTGTCCAAGCTGTCCCAGGGAGAACTGGAGCGGGTGACCCGCAAGTTTATCGACAAGATCTACGATGTGATCGGTCCCCTTAAGGATATTCCGGCCCCGGACATGGGAACCAACGCCCAGGTGATGGCCTGGATTATGAACCAGTATGAAAAGTATTGTGGCTTCAACCCGGCCTGTGTGACCGGTAAACCACTGGAACTCCATGGCGCAGATGGACGTGAAGAGGCGACGGGCCGCGGTGTGGCGATGATCACGCGGCAGACGCTGGATCATATGAAAATCGATCTGGCCGGTGCGACGGTGGCGATTCAGGGATTCGGCAACGTAGGGAGTTTTGCCGCACAATTTCTGGATGAGTTCGGAGCCAAGATTGTCGCAGTTTCCGATGCCAGCGGGGGGATTTACTGTGCAGATGGCATCAACATCCCCAAGCTGATGGAGTACTGTAAAGATACCAAAGCCGTGCGCGGGTTTCCGGAGACGGAAGCGATTTCGAACGATGAAGTTCTGGCTTCCAATGTGACCGTGCTGATTCCGGCAGCCCTCGGGGGCGTGCTGACGAAAGAGAACGCCAAAGAGGTCCGGGCGCGGTGCATCATTGAAGCCGCTAACAACCCGACTGACCCGGATGCGGATGAAATTTTCTCGAAAAATGAGATCGTGGTGGTGCCCGATATTCTAGCCAATGCCGGCGGAGTAACCGTCAGTTACTTCGAATGGGTTCAGAACAGACAGCACTTCAGCTGGGAAAAAGCTCGCGTTCGTTCCGAGTTAGACCGTATTATGGATGACAGCTTTGAGCTTGTCTGGAAGATTGCCACTGATAAAAAAGTCTCACTCCGCATTGCCGCCTATATTCTGGGCATAGGTCGTGTGGGGCGGGCCACCGTGATGGGAGGCATCTGA
- a CDS encoding Crp/Fnr family transcriptional regulator: MVSTEQLINDCVLFQSVTPEEMDELLDQAETEDFPEGVRILDEGNSTRYLWIIQRGTCEVRKQLSNGDEQTLTELGPLSIFGEMSFFKPAPHSASVVATSDVSIVRIPWNNFDQLLKAGVSGAQKVVYNTVRIMSDRLRTMDKWSAEMVESCGTKTKNAEWHEFRSKLYSDWQF; this comes from the coding sequence ATGGTTTCCACAGAGCAGCTGATCAATGACTGCGTGTTGTTTCAGTCAGTTACGCCGGAGGAAATGGACGAATTGCTCGACCAGGCTGAGACAGAGGATTTTCCGGAAGGGGTCCGCATTCTGGATGAAGGCAATTCGACACGTTATCTCTGGATCATTCAGCGCGGTACCTGCGAGGTTCGCAAGCAGCTTTCCAACGGAGATGAACAGACATTGACCGAGTTGGGGCCCCTGTCCATTTTTGGTGAAATGTCCTTTTTCAAACCGGCTCCGCATTCGGCGAGTGTGGTGGCGACTTCCGATGTGTCCATCGTGCGGATTCCCTGGAACAACTTCGATCAACTGCTGAAAGCGGGAGTCAGCGGGGCGCAGAAAGTCGTTTATAATACCGTGCGAATCATGTCTGACCGTCTGAGGACCATGGATAAATGGTCAGCAGAAATGGTTGAAAGCTGTGGTACCAAGACCAAGAATGCGGAATGGCACGAGTTTCGTTCCAAGCTGTATTCCGACTGGCAATTCTGA
- a CDS encoding glutamate-5-semialdehyde dehydrogenase, with protein sequence MSSTTELDLAQYTEQLAQQARAASRKLVSANGNQKNAWLRRMTELIRERTPDLLAANERDIEQAPEYGLSEASIDRLRLTAARLEGIITALEEIMALPNPVGEVIDSNMRPNGLLVTRVRVPLGVVFFIYESRPNVTIDAAALCVKSGNAVILRGGKEAFHSNMAFYQLLQEGLRDVGLPEQAVQLVETTDREAVGHFLKLNKYIDVTIPRGGKGLIERVARDATMPVIKHFDGICHVYLDKTADPELSKRITVNSKCQRPGVCNAAECLLVHADVAETLLPEVAKALLDAGVELRCCPRSLELVGTGVPATEEDYGTEYGAKILSVKVVEDMDAAIEHIHQYGSGHTESIITTELAAAEKFTTEVDSAAVIVNASTRFNDGGEFGLGAEIGISTDKFHARGPCGLNELTSYKYVAHGAGQIRE encoded by the coding sequence ATGAGTAGTACGACCGAATTAGACCTGGCGCAATACACAGAACAACTGGCTCAGCAGGCCCGCGCTGCGTCGCGTAAACTGGTTTCCGCTAATGGGAACCAGAAAAATGCCTGGCTCCGCCGGATGACCGAACTGATTCGGGAACGGACTCCTGATTTACTGGCTGCGAACGAACGCGATATCGAGCAGGCTCCCGAATATGGTTTGTCGGAAGCGTCGATCGACCGTCTGCGATTGACCGCAGCGCGGCTCGAGGGCATCATCACGGCGCTGGAAGAGATCATGGCTTTACCTAATCCGGTTGGCGAAGTGATTGACAGTAACATGCGTCCCAACGGGCTGCTGGTGACCCGGGTGCGGGTGCCTCTGGGCGTGGTGTTCTTCATTTATGAGTCGCGTCCGAACGTGACCATCGATGCGGCCGCATTATGCGTGAAGAGCGGCAACGCGGTGATCTTACGCGGCGGAAAAGAAGCCTTTCACAGCAATATGGCCTTTTATCAGCTACTGCAGGAAGGGCTCCGCGACGTGGGGCTGCCTGAGCAGGCCGTCCAACTGGTGGAGACCACCGATCGCGAAGCGGTGGGGCATTTTCTGAAGTTGAACAAATACATTGATGTGACCATTCCCCGTGGCGGTAAGGGGCTGATCGAGCGTGTGGCCCGTGATGCCACGATGCCTGTGATCAAGCATTTCGACGGGATCTGCCACGTCTACCTCGATAAGACGGCAGATCCGGAACTGTCAAAGCGGATTACAGTCAACAGTAAGTGTCAACGGCCCGGTGTGTGTAATGCCGCCGAGTGCCTGCTGGTGCACGCTGACGTCGCAGAGACGTTATTGCCCGAAGTCGCGAAAGCGCTGCTGGATGCAGGGGTTGAGCTGCGGTGTTGCCCCCGTTCTCTGGAACTGGTGGGAACCGGGGTGCCTGCGACCGAGGAAGATTATGGCACCGAGTACGGGGCGAAGATCCTGTCGGTTAAGGTCGTTGAGGATATGGATGCTGCGATTGAGCACATTCATCAGTACGGTTCGGGACATACCGAATCCATCATTACGACCGAACTGGCGGCAGCAGAGAAGTTCACGACCGAGGTTGATTCTGCGGCTGTGATCGTGAATGCCAGCACGCGTTTCAATGATGGTGGCGAGTTCGGCCTGGGAGCGGAGATCGGCATCAGTACAGACAAATTTCATGCACGGGGCCCCTGTGGGCTCAACGAATTGACGAGTTATAAATACGTGGCCCACGGAGCAGGGCAGATCAGAGAATAG
- the fliM gene encoding flagellar motor switch protein FliM produces MADVLSQNEVESLLSALDPSAGSSGGGSRPAARNTDFNSQISIYDFKRPERVSKEQMRAFRALHESFSREFGAALSGMLRSIIEVKLISVDQLTYSEFVFSLENPTCFNLLESETLDGHIILDISPSIIFPIIDRLLGGDGHTHGAYPNRALTEIEIRLVSRITGLAIEGIESAWSNLCDWKLRVSQVESNPQLVQIVPPNEVIVLISFEVTMGETRGIINLCIPFNTIEPLSNKLTSDTWSAYKKKTPDMRQQLNLEASVSKSKIEMKVELDHSRLTAGEVMNLAVGDVIMCNKGSAQSLTVEIEGAPVFTAYPGVYKGHKAISIEKMLAVPKDIIEQRIKQAEAGQA; encoded by the coding sequence ATGGCAGACGTACTCAGTCAAAATGAAGTGGAATCGTTGTTATCGGCGCTGGATCCATCTGCCGGCTCTTCCGGTGGAGGGAGTCGACCGGCGGCCCGGAATACCGATTTCAATTCCCAGATCAGCATCTACGACTTCAAACGCCCGGAACGCGTCAGTAAAGAGCAGATGCGGGCGTTTCGCGCTTTGCATGAAAGCTTCAGCCGGGAGTTCGGGGCGGCACTCAGCGGGATGCTGCGGTCGATTATTGAAGTCAAACTGATCAGCGTGGACCAGCTGACGTATTCTGAATTCGTCTTCAGTCTGGAAAACCCGACCTGCTTCAACCTGCTCGAATCCGAGACTCTGGACGGGCATATTATTCTGGATATCAGCCCTTCGATTATCTTCCCGATCATCGACCGGCTGCTGGGAGGGGATGGCCACACCCACGGTGCCTACCCCAACCGGGCTCTTACCGAAATCGAAATCCGCCTGGTGTCGCGTATTACCGGCCTGGCGATTGAGGGGATCGAATCTGCCTGGAGTAACCTCTGCGACTGGAAGCTGCGGGTTTCCCAGGTGGAAAGCAATCCTCAGCTGGTTCAGATCGTGCCCCCGAACGAAGTGATCGTGCTGATCTCTTTCGAAGTGACGATGGGGGAGACCCGGGGCATTATCAACCTCTGTATTCCCTTCAATACAATTGAGCCGCTGTCGAACAAGCTGACTTCAGATACCTGGTCGGCTTATAAGAAGAAAACGCCTGACATGCGTCAGCAGTTGAATCTGGAAGCGAGTGTCTCCAAGTCCAAGATCGAGATGAAGGTAGAGCTGGATCACAGTCGGCTGACTGCGGGTGAGGTGATGAATCTGGCGGTCGGTGACGTAATCATGTGTAACAAGGGGAGTGCCCAGAGCCTGACGGTGGAAATTGAAGGGGCGCCGGTCTTCACGGCTTATCCGGGTGTTTATAAGGGGCATAAGGCGATCAGCATTGAAAAAATGCTGGCGGTACCCAAAGATATCATCGAGCAGCGGATCAAGCAGGCGGAAGCAGGCCAGGCCTGA
- the rpmI gene encoding 50S ribosomal protein L35 encodes MPKQKTHKGLKKRFKITASGKAKHRKAFRGHILSKKSPKRKIGLRSDGVVTGTEAKLIVEALRPGS; translated from the coding sequence ATGCCCAAGCAAAAGACTCACAAAGGATTGAAGAAGCGTTTTAAGATTACCGCTTCAGGAAAAGCCAAGCACCGCAAAGCATTTCGGGGCCACATTCTGAGCAAGAAGAGCCCCAAGCGGAAAATCGGTCTGCGTAGCGATGGCGTCGTGACCGGAACGGAAGCGAAGCTGATCGTGGAAGCCCTGCGTCCCGGTTCTTAA
- the rplT gene encoding 50S ribosomal protein L20 encodes MRVSKGSARRRAKKRLFKEARGNYGGRSKLLRTVKETIIRSRAYAYRDRRVRKREFRALWITRITAACRARGTNYSQFINGLSKAGITLNRKSLSELAISQPQIFDEIVKAAQAALAA; translated from the coding sequence ATGCGAGTTAGCAAAGGTTCAGCTCGACGTCGAGCCAAGAAAAGACTGTTTAAAGAAGCCCGTGGTAATTACGGTGGCCGCAGCAAATTGTTGCGTACCGTAAAAGAAACAATCATTCGGTCTCGTGCTTACGCCTACCGTGACCGTCGGGTTCGCAAACGTGAATTCCGCGCTCTGTGGATTACCCGTATTACCGCTGCCTGTCGTGCACGGGGTACGAACTATTCTCAGTTCATTAATGGTCTGTCCAAAGCGGGCATCACGCTGAACCGGAAGTCTCTCAGCGAGCTGGCGATTTCTCAGCCTCAGATCTTCGATGAGATCGTCAAAGCAGCACAGGCAGCTCTGGCAGCATAA
- a CDS encoding PQQ-binding-like beta-propeller repeat protein — protein sequence MKDLLPSRAFSPALKFTAALCFCLLAFSSIQAENWPRFRGIDGSGLSSEKGFPQSWTEKDYAWHKELPGLGHSSPSIWGDNLFVTAALGEGETRYLFCLDPKTGEEKWKRETKLKKSHKHRKGSWASSTPATDGEHVYVEFADEESYMLICYDFKGNKIWERDLGSFTSQHGHGSSPMIYKNLVIATNDQQGPSSVTAFNKLNGEIVWKADRAVRRTSYATPIIIEHPNTGPQLICVSGATGISSLNPENGKVNWTTGEFPMRTVSSPVYGEGLIFATCGGGGRGKLLYGVDPTGSGNIKETHIKYERSTKLPYVPTPVVYEGHLYLWGDAGVISCVDLATQKNVWTERIAGDYSSSPVCINGVLYCIDENGEVAMVDASPNFKAYEKIKLGDQSHATVVVANGRMFLRTFKNLYCLEAQK from the coding sequence ATGAAAGATTTACTGCCTTCCCGTGCGTTCTCTCCTGCCCTGAAGTTCACAGCAGCCCTCTGCTTCTGCCTGCTGGCGTTTTCCTCCATTCAGGCCGAAAACTGGCCTCGTTTCCGGGGGATTGACGGATCTGGCCTCTCCAGCGAGAAGGGCTTCCCCCAAAGCTGGACCGAAAAGGACTACGCCTGGCACAAAGAACTCCCGGGCCTCGGACACTCCTCTCCCTCCATCTGGGGAGACAACCTGTTCGTCACCGCCGCCCTGGGTGAAGGCGAAACACGCTACCTGTTCTGCCTCGATCCCAAAACCGGGGAAGAAAAGTGGAAGCGGGAAACCAAACTGAAAAAGAGCCACAAGCACCGCAAAGGCAGTTGGGCCTCCAGCACGCCGGCCACTGACGGCGAGCACGTCTACGTCGAATTCGCCGACGAAGAATCTTACATGCTCATCTGCTACGACTTCAAAGGCAACAAGATCTGGGAACGCGACCTGGGCTCCTTCACCAGCCAGCACGGTCACGGTAGCTCTCCCATGATCTACAAGAACCTGGTCATCGCCACCAACGATCAGCAGGGGCCCAGCTCGGTCACTGCCTTCAACAAGCTCAACGGAGAAATCGTCTGGAAAGCCGACCGGGCCGTCCGGAGAACCTCTTACGCCACTCCAATTATCATCGAACACCCCAACACCGGACCACAGCTGATCTGCGTCAGTGGGGCCACCGGTATCAGCAGCCTCAACCCGGAAAACGGTAAAGTCAACTGGACTACCGGCGAATTTCCGATGCGAACCGTCTCCTCACCCGTCTACGGCGAAGGACTCATTTTCGCCACCTGTGGCGGCGGAGGTCGCGGCAAGCTGCTCTACGGCGTCGATCCCACCGGGTCAGGAAACATCAAGGAAACCCACATCAAATACGAACGGTCCACCAAGCTGCCTTATGTGCCGACCCCCGTTGTCTATGAAGGACACCTCTACCTCTGGGGCGATGCCGGCGTGATCAGCTGTGTTGATCTCGCCACCCAGAAGAACGTCTGGACCGAACGTATCGCTGGCGACTACAGCAGCTCCCCCGTCTGCATTAACGGCGTCCTGTATTGCATCGACGAAAATGGCGAAGTCGCCATGGTCGACGCCTCTCCCAACTTCAAAGCTTACGAAAAAATCAAGCTCGGAGATCAGAGCCACGCTACCGTGGTCGTCGCCAACGGACGCATGTTCCTGCGAACCTTCAAGAACCTCTACTGCCTCGAAGCCCAAAAGTAA
- a CDS encoding sigma 54-interacting transcriptional regulator, translating into MHNSEKQNSKTASTVAYLIVQEVDERGKVYRLVDRQVTTIGRAPTNRIVLDDEVCSRSHCEIFYSDGGWYIRDLGSRNGTLVQGLAISQDHRLQEGDVVEIGDSEAIFTFDVSRFSARPTSDGSSAVIDSETMGVGQQSSWDELNMPEIVQRKSHTRFHTPPPASQIDRDRASRELGRLYRLALEMGNAQSEQELCQIVLNGLFEGTSADIGAILNLDPSKSLPRKPENLRVIAFQSVDELPYRKPSDYLSKMVFDEGDALLAHNIADDSKLSTRDSLGKIHAQSVICAPLRNKNGVSGLIHLYSTNPDNPLDSEDLEFTLALADQLAVSLQNLSEKLQLSDGLARMEGENKALREQLELESELVGQSPSMVALKEQILRIAPTDASVLIRGESGVGKELVARAIHFNSHRKKQPFVCMNCAALSEGLLESELFGHEKGAFTGATSQKPGKFEQAHRGSLFLDEVGEMSLAVQAKFLRVLEGHSFERVGGSASIDVDVRVVAATNRDMEKAVAKGTFRQDLYFRLHVVEVSVDPLRVRADDILLLANYFLNRFVTKTGRPIRGFTDQAEALLESYHWPGNVRELQNTIERAFILCTSDVVDAEDIQLSAVGMESDPQSVLPAVHRGFREISLEEVEQEHILSVLNNTNWNKSRSAQILGIERSTLDRKLKRYGISRP; encoded by the coding sequence ATGCATAATTCTGAAAAACAAAATTCCAAGACTGCCTCAACGGTGGCCTACCTGATCGTGCAGGAAGTGGACGAACGGGGCAAGGTCTACCGTCTGGTGGACCGCCAGGTGACGACCATCGGGCGTGCTCCGACCAATCGAATCGTACTGGACGACGAAGTCTGCAGCCGCAGCCACTGTGAGATCTTCTACAGCGATGGTGGCTGGTACATTCGCGATCTGGGCAGCCGTAACGGCACATTGGTGCAGGGCCTCGCGATTTCGCAGGACCATCGACTGCAGGAAGGGGATGTGGTTGAGATCGGTGACAGCGAGGCGATCTTCACCTTCGATGTCTCGCGATTCTCTGCGCGTCCGACTTCGGACGGTTCGAGTGCGGTGATCGACAGCGAGACGATGGGAGTCGGGCAGCAGTCGAGTTGGGATGAGCTGAATATGCCCGAGATTGTTCAGCGCAAAAGCCACACCCGGTTTCACACGCCGCCCCCCGCGTCACAGATCGATCGAGATCGTGCCAGCCGGGAACTGGGGCGTCTGTATCGACTGGCCCTGGAGATGGGGAATGCCCAGTCCGAACAGGAGCTGTGCCAGATCGTGCTGAACGGCCTGTTTGAAGGAACGAGTGCCGACATTGGTGCGATTCTGAACCTCGATCCGAGTAAAAGCCTGCCCCGCAAGCCGGAAAATCTGAGGGTGATCGCCTTTCAGTCCGTGGATGAGCTGCCTTATCGAAAGCCGTCCGACTACCTTTCCAAGATGGTCTTCGACGAGGGGGATGCGCTGCTGGCGCACAACATCGCCGACGACAGCAAGCTCTCGACACGCGACAGCCTGGGGAAGATTCATGCCCAGAGCGTGATCTGTGCTCCGCTGCGTAACAAGAACGGAGTGTCGGGGCTGATCCACCTCTATTCGACCAACCCGGATAATCCACTGGATTCAGAGGATCTGGAATTCACGCTGGCGCTCGCCGATCAGCTGGCGGTATCACTGCAGAACCTGAGTGAGAAACTGCAGCTCTCAGACGGTCTGGCTCGGATGGAGGGGGAGAACAAGGCACTCCGCGAACAGCTGGAACTGGAGAGCGAGCTGGTGGGGCAGAGCCCGAGCATGGTGGCGTTGAAGGAACAGATTCTCCGCATCGCCCCGACGGATGCGAGCGTATTGATCCGGGGGGAGAGTGGGGTCGGGAAAGAACTGGTGGCCCGGGCGATCCACTTCAACAGTCATCGGAAGAAGCAGCCGTTCGTCTGTATGAACTGTGCGGCGTTAAGTGAGGGGCTGCTGGAGAGCGAACTGTTCGGCCACGAGAAAGGGGCCTTCACCGGTGCGACGAGTCAGAAGCCCGGGAAATTCGAACAGGCGCACCGCGGGTCGCTGTTTCTGGATGAAGTCGGGGAGATGTCCCTGGCGGTCCAGGCGAAGTTTCTGCGCGTGCTGGAAGGACACTCCTTCGAGCGGGTCGGGGGGAGTGCCTCGATTGACGTGGATGTCCGTGTCGTGGCGGCGACGAACCGCGATATGGAGAAGGCGGTTGCCAAGGGGACGTTTCGGCAGGACCTGTATTTCCGGCTGCATGTGGTAGAGGTGAGTGTTGATCCGTTGCGGGTGCGTGCGGATGATATTCTGTTGCTGGCGAACTACTTCCTGAACCGGTTCGTGACTAAAACGGGGCGACCAATACGCGGGTTCACTGACCAGGCCGAGGCTCTGCTGGAATCGTATCACTGGCCGGGCAATGTCCGCGAACTGCAGAATACGATCGAGCGGGCTTTTATCCTGTGTACGAGTGATGTGGTGGATGCGGAGGACATTCAGCTCTCCGCGGTGGGGATGGAGAGTGATCCTCAAAGTGTGCTGCCGGCTGTGCACAGAGGCTTCCGGGAGATCTCTCTGGAAGAGGTGGAGCAGGAACATATCCTGTCGGTGTTAAATAACACCAACTGGAACAAGTCCCGATCCGCTCAGATCCTCGGTATTGAGCGGTCGACTCTGGATCGTAAGTTGAAGCGATATGGTATCAGCCGGCCCTGA
- a CDS encoding DUF1559 domain-containing protein, translated as MSARKRGFTLIELLVVIAIIAILIALLLPAVQQAREAARRSTCKNNLKQIGVALHNYLETHSTFPPGITRAQGHPYGPVEGWNTGKVLWSAFILPFMDQGPLYNKINFQVADPGRNAVNAEARNAILPVYRCPSDPGGKNLTNSSAGPSNYTGCVGNSPLGAVSGGGSSYQNNGTSVFFTDSKTKIRDITDGTSNTMMVSELLVGSEYRNYGNVSGGGLLDDCSTTASTNRYRGESWFKGDASIRWAYLTVFPPNHDLACRTFQEYANAPAASKHVGGVHILLCDGSVRFVSDNIHLGTWQNLGNKSDDNVLGEF; from the coding sequence ATGAGCGCTCGCAAACGAGGATTCACTCTGATCGAACTACTGGTGGTGATTGCCATCATCGCTATTTTGATCGCTTTACTGCTGCCCGCCGTCCAACAGGCGCGGGAAGCCGCCCGTCGCAGTACCTGTAAGAACAATCTGAAGCAGATTGGTGTGGCACTGCATAACTACCTGGAAACACATTCCACATTTCCCCCCGGAATTACCCGGGCACAGGGACATCCCTACGGACCGGTTGAAGGCTGGAACACCGGTAAAGTGCTCTGGTCGGCGTTTATTCTGCCTTTCATGGATCAGGGACCTTTGTATAACAAAATCAACTTTCAGGTTGCCGACCCGGGACGGAATGCGGTGAACGCCGAAGCGCGGAACGCAATTCTGCCCGTTTATCGCTGCCCCAGTGATCCGGGCGGAAAGAATCTGACCAACTCCAGTGCCGGCCCGAGCAACTACACGGGATGTGTCGGCAACAGCCCCCTGGGAGCGGTTTCCGGTGGAGGCAGCTCTTACCAGAACAACGGGACTTCGGTGTTCTTCACCGACAGTAAAACGAAGATCCGGGATATCACCGACGGAACTTCGAACACAATGATGGTCTCCGAACTGCTGGTCGGGTCGGAATACCGGAACTACGGTAACGTCAGTGGTGGTGGCCTGCTGGATGACTGCAGCACCACTGCCAGCACCAACCGTTATCGGGGGGAATCCTGGTTCAAAGGGGATGCCTCCATTCGCTGGGCATACCTGACGGTCTTCCCGCCGAATCATGATCTGGCCTGCCGAACCTTCCAGGAATATGCGAATGCACCCGCTGCCAGTAAGCATGTGGGCGGCGTACATATCCTGCTCTGCGATGGCTCTGTCCGTTTTGTCTCCGACAACATCCACCTGGGGACCTGGCAGAACCTGGGGAATAAGTCGGATGACAATGTGCTGGGCGAATTTTAA
- a CDS encoding alpha/beta fold hydrolase, producing MSHFLRNICFLAICCLLMLPVQGAEQGSGGRVEQARTFIEQLDRGEASQAVREFDAVMAKALSAERLQALWGSLEQQHGPFQKIQSTRVEIEAPYEIVLVSCQFEKNRVMARVVYAQNNLISGLFFKPDGEYQRPGYVDPRKFTEEPLVIGKGLWELPGTLSLPVGEGPFPAVILVHGSGPQDRNETVGPNQPFKDLAQGLASRGIAVLRYDKRTYHHRLKMALLSQRITVREETVEDAALAAQRLAGDPRIDPRRIVVLGHSLGGYLLPRIAAESRPVAGLISLAGSVRPLEDLILDQTRYLVQLDGEVTSEEQAQLDALAVQVERVRSMELSESVSAVDLPLGVPASYWLDLQGYQPAQAARTLSQPLLILQGERDYQVTMEDFRLWKEALAERKDVRLRSYPGLNHLLMAGEGKSLPTEYLVPGHVSEKVIQDIADWVKTLRPL from the coding sequence ATGTCGCATTTCCTCAGAAACATCTGTTTCCTGGCGATCTGTTGTCTGTTGATGCTGCCTGTCCAGGGGGCGGAGCAGGGAAGCGGGGGACGCGTTGAGCAGGCCCGGACGTTTATCGAGCAATTAGACCGGGGGGAAGCATCCCAGGCCGTCCGGGAATTTGATGCGGTGATGGCCAAAGCACTCTCCGCTGAACGGTTGCAGGCCCTCTGGGGGTCTCTGGAGCAGCAGCATGGACCGTTCCAGAAGATTCAAAGCACACGCGTCGAAATCGAAGCGCCTTACGAGATTGTGCTGGTGAGCTGCCAGTTTGAGAAAAATCGAGTGATGGCGCGGGTTGTCTATGCGCAAAACAACCTGATCAGCGGGCTCTTTTTTAAGCCGGATGGGGAGTATCAAAGACCGGGCTATGTTGATCCCCGGAAATTCACCGAAGAACCACTGGTGATCGGTAAAGGGCTCTGGGAACTGCCGGGAACCCTGTCGCTACCGGTCGGGGAGGGACCCTTTCCAGCGGTAATTCTGGTGCATGGTTCCGGTCCCCAGGACCGTAATGAGACGGTTGGCCCTAATCAGCCGTTCAAGGATCTGGCGCAGGGACTCGCTTCGCGGGGGATTGCGGTGCTTCGCTACGACAAGCGGACTTACCACCATCGCCTGAAAATGGCCCTGCTTTCACAGAGGATTACGGTCAGGGAAGAGACAGTGGAGGATGCGGCCCTTGCCGCCCAGCGGCTTGCCGGGGATCCGCGCATCGATCCTCGGCGCATAGTGGTGCTGGGACACAGCCTGGGCGGCTATCTGCTGCCCCGGATCGCAGCGGAGAGCAGGCCGGTTGCTGGTCTGATCAGCCTGGCTGGATCGGTCAGGCCGCTGGAGGATCTGATTCTCGACCAGACCAGGTACCTGGTCCAGCTGGACGGGGAGGTGACCAGTGAGGAGCAGGCGCAGCTTGATGCCCTGGCGGTCCAGGTGGAGCGAGTCAGGTCGATGGAATTGAGCGAGTCGGTTTCGGCTGTGGATTTACCTCTGGGCGTGCCGGCCAGCTACTGGCTGGACCTGCAGGGGTATCAGCCCGCCCAGGCTGCCAGAACGCTCTCACAGCCCCTGTTGATCCTGCAGGGGGAACGGGACTATCAGGTCACTATGGAAGACTTCAGGCTCTGGAAAGAGGCACTGGCTGAACGGAAAGATGTCCGCCTGCGTTCGTATCCCGGGTTGAACCACCTCCTGATGGCAGGAGAGGGTAAGAGCCTCCCTACGGAGTACCTGGTTCCGGGGCATGTCTCTGAAAAGGTGATCCAGGACATTGCGGATTGGGTAAAAACGCTCAGGCCGTTGTGA